In Cydia fagiglandana chromosome 9, ilCydFagi1.1, whole genome shotgun sequence, a single window of DNA contains:
- the LOC134667638 gene encoding transmembrane protein 70 homolog, mitochondrial — protein MFRLCFQGKFVQTRSLAAFHKEIVNLKCLTVNTKLIRQFASNSKGDSELDRIYYGPLTPQIKAVKVFSLSSSAAGLVAQPIIINEAATIGSTSLLVAICSVVGFFTFVTPILLHQITKKYVTKIDYDSANATYRAITYNFFIAEKQHEFKAEDVVVPEIPGMFTTLVAKGKPLFVEARHFSDPIHYAKMMGYDKPMDFKMGASESSK, from the exons ATGTTTCGGCTTTGTTTCCAAGGCAAATTTGTACAAACCAGATCATTAGCAGCATTTCACAAAGAAATAGTTAACCTAAAGTGTCTTACAGTGAACACTAAACTAATACGGCAATTTGCTAGCAATTCCAAAGGAGACAGCGAATTAGATCGCATTTATTATGGTCCTTTAACGCCACAAATCAAGGCTGTGAAGGTATTTTCTCTAAGCTCCAGCGCCGCAGGCTTGGTAGCTCAGCCTATCATTATAAACGAAGCAGCCACCATAGGAAGCACATCACTCCTGGTCGCTATTTGTTCAGTGGTTGGGTTCTTCACGTTTGTCACACCAATACTGCTACATCAAATTACTAAGAAATATGTAACAAAAATTGACTATGATAGTGCAAATGCAACATACAGAGCAATTACTTACAACttttttattgctgaaaaacaG CATGAATTCAAAGCAGAAGATGTTGTAGTGCCCGAAATCCCTGGCATGTTCACAACATTGGTGGCCAAAGGGAAGCCCTTGTTTGTGGAGGCGAGGCACTTTAGTGACCCAATCCACTACGCCAAAATGATGGGCTATGACAAACCCATGGACTTCAAAATGGGAGCTTCAGAAAGCAGTAAATAA